A window of the Lolium perenne isolate Kyuss_39 chromosome 7, Kyuss_2.0, whole genome shotgun sequence genome harbors these coding sequences:
- the LOC127312403 gene encoding basic blue protein, protein MAATRALLLAVVSMAALLGTALGASYTVGAPSGSWDLKTNYTRWASGVKLYAGDQLRFQYTVAEHNVVEVTKSGYDACNGSNNTVATYQIGNDTIPLTAAGSRYFICGVPGHCAAGMKLQVNVSSQLTPPPPPPPPQQQCRMRKGKLRCNRPASPSSSASAAAAVDRSAVAWQRLAAVVVAGLVLLC, encoded by the coding sequence ATGGCAGCTACCAGAGCTCTCCTTCTTGCTGTCGTGTCCATGGCTGCGCTGCTCGGTACGGCGCTAGGCGCAAGCTACACCGTCGGCGCGCCAAGCGGGTCATGGGACCTCAAAACCAACTACACCCGGTGGGCTTCCGGCGTAAAGCTTTACGCCGGCGACCAGCTCCGCTTCCAGTACACCGTCGCGGAGCACAACGTGGTGGAGGTCACCAAGTCGGGCTACGATGCCTGCAACGGCTCCAACAACACCGTGGCGACGTACCAGATCGGCAACGACACAATCCCACTCACCGCTGCGGGCAGCCGGTACTTTATCTGCGGTGTCCCCGGGCACTGCGCCGCCGGCATGAAGCTACAGGTGAACGTGAGCTCGCAGCtgacgccgccaccaccaccgccgccgccgcagcagcaATGCCGAATGCGAAAGGGCAAGTTGCGGTGCAACCGGCCAGCATCTCCGTCGAGCTCTGCCTCGGCGGCGGCTGCCGTTGATCGGTCTGCGGTGGCGTGGCAAAGATTGGCAGCCGTCGTGGTTGCAGGTCTTGTGCTCCTTTGCTAG